In Xylanivirga thermophila, one genomic interval encodes:
- the dnaG gene encoding DNA primase: MNNFLPEDWIEEVRSRNDIVDVVSEYIVLKPSGRGFFALCPFHNEKTASFHVYPEKQIYHCFGCGVGGDVFSFIMSIEGLNFTEAVKYLADRVGISLPETVSPNQAIHSKDTKDTLYDINREAARYYHRQLFSQKGEQALEYLTSRGVDIKTIRRFGLGYAPAGWKNTKDYLLQLGFKEEELVQSGIIIQKNNKSYDRFRNRVMFPIIHPRGTVIAFGGRVLDDSLPKYLNSSDSPVFNKSSVLFGLNLAKKERPLKNIIIVEGYMDVITLHQYGFKNAVASLGTSLTQGQASLIRRYTREVFIAYDGDAAGQRATLRGLDILYRAGLKIRVMEFPKGMDPDEVLKKYGSEYFNKLMNQAVSLIDYKLDHLKNEHDLETVEGRVSYATKAANILITVDNVLERDVHIKRLERLTGFKSELLYQQIDKLLSRNGPKGVKNPSVGNNSHIRRLETQTALLPGYIKAEKGLINLMAQNEDIAKEVFKRLTVEQFQVDINKEVAKIIMELLEKGKEINVAAVLSYVKDKEKMEQIAEIFAREMEYDNINKYVQDCIEEIEIYNLQDRRRKLQKQIADMDQHGIADLDEYRSIIQELEDLNYRLKM, translated from the coding sequence ATGAACAATTTTCTTCCAGAAGATTGGATTGAAGAAGTAAGGTCAAGAAACGATATAGTAGATGTTGTTTCAGAATATATAGTTTTAAAACCAAGCGGGAGAGGTTTTTTTGCCTTGTGTCCCTTTCATAATGAAAAGACAGCATCCTTTCATGTATATCCTGAGAAACAGATATACCATTGTTTTGGTTGTGGTGTTGGTGGAGATGTTTTTTCATTTATAATGTCGATTGAAGGGTTAAATTTTACAGAAGCTGTCAAGTATCTGGCAGATAGGGTAGGTATATCTCTACCTGAAACTGTAAGCCCTAATCAGGCTATACATTCTAAGGATACAAAGGATACCCTTTATGATATAAACAGGGAAGCAGCCCGTTACTACCACAGACAGCTATTTTCTCAAAAAGGAGAGCAGGCACTTGAATATTTGACGTCTAGGGGAGTGGATATAAAGACAATAAGACGATTTGGACTAGGATATGCACCAGCTGGCTGGAAAAATACAAAAGACTATTTGTTGCAGCTAGGATTTAAAGAGGAAGAGCTTGTACAATCTGGTATTATAATACAAAAGAATAATAAAAGCTACGATAGATTTAGAAACAGGGTGATGTTTCCCATTATACATCCTAGAGGGACTGTAATAGCCTTTGGTGGGAGGGTACTTGATGATTCTCTTCCTAAATATCTTAATTCATCCGATAGTCCTGTTTTTAATAAGAGTAGTGTTCTTTTTGGCCTTAATTTAGCGAAAAAGGAACGTCCACTTAAAAACATAATTATAGTAGAGGGATATATGGATGTAATTACTCTACATCAATATGGCTTTAAAAATGCGGTAGCCTCTTTAGGCACATCGCTAACGCAAGGGCAGGCCAGCCTTATAAGGCGTTACACAAGGGAAGTTTTTATAGCATATGACGGCGATGCAGCTGGCCAGAGAGCTACACTAAGGGGATTGGATATATTGTACAGAGCTGGGCTAAAGATTAGAGTAATGGAATTTCCAAAGGGTATGGATCCTGATGAGGTACTGAAGAAGTATGGGAGTGAATATTTTAATAAACTTATGAATCAGGCGGTATCCCTCATAGATTATAAACTTGATCATCTAAAAAATGAACATGATTTGGAGACTGTGGAAGGCAGGGTTAGTTATGCTACTAAAGCTGCAAATATTCTAATAACGGTAGATAACGTACTGGAGAGGGACGTACATATAAAACGTCTCGAACGCCTTACAGGCTTTAAATCAGAGTTGCTATACCAGCAGATAGACAAACTATTATCGAGAAATGGCCCAAAAGGTGTAAAAAACCCGAGTGTTGGCAATAATAGCCATATTAGAAGGCTGGAAACTCAAACAGCGCTATTACCTGGCTATATAAAGGCCGAGAAGGGGCTTATAAATTTGATGGCTCAAAATGAGGATATAGCTAAAGAGGTATTTAAAAGGTTAACTGTAGAACAGTTTCAGGTTGATATTAATAAGGAGGTAGCTAAGATTATTATGGAGCTCCTTGAAAAGGGAAAAGAGATAAATGTTGCTGCCGTACTATCATACGTTAAAGATAAGGAAAAAATGGAGCAAATAGCTGAAATATTTGCGCGAGAAATGGAGTATGATAATATTAATAAGTATGTCCAAGATTGTATAGAGGAAATAGAGATTTATAACTTACAAGATAGAAGAAGAAAATTACAAAAGCAAATTGCTGATATGGATCAGCATGGAATAGCTGATCTAGATGAATATAGATCTATAATACAGGAATTAGAAGATTTAAACTACAGATTGAAAATGTAG
- a CDS encoding tRNA (adenine(22)-N(1))-methyltransferase, with product MQLSKRLQKIADKVPPSVKVADIGTDHGYVPVYLIENKIAQTVIATDISSKSIKKAEVIIKNHRVEDKIYTRVGDGLLPLEIGEVDTVIIAGMGGVLIGNMLKDGLDIAEKIDTFILQPMMGQEKLRHYLLNNGFAIEDEVLVYEDKKFYEVMVARHGSQTVEDDIYYEIGYNLIVNHDPYLPKFIYKKMDKTKKLISHLEKQDTQTAKKRMDELKTRLLKYEEVYGWVQKFEI from the coding sequence ATGCAGTTAAGCAAAAGATTACAAAAGATAGCAGACAAGGTACCACCATCTGTTAAGGTAGCAGATATTGGAACGGATCATGGATATGTGCCTGTATATCTTATAGAAAACAAAATAGCCCAAACTGTTATTGCTACGGATATAAGCAGCAAATCCATTAAAAAAGCTGAAGTCATTATAAAAAATCACAGAGTTGAGGATAAAATATATACTAGGGTAGGGGATGGGCTCTTGCCCCTTGAAATTGGAGAGGTTGATACGGTAATAATAGCCGGTATGGGTGGCGTACTTATAGGTAATATGCTTAAAGATGGATTAGATATAGCAGAAAAAATAGATACGTTTATACTACAACCTATGATGGGTCAGGAAAAATTAAGACATTATCTTTTAAATAATGGCTTCGCAATAGAGGATGAAGTTTTAGTATATGAAGATAAAAAGTTTTATGAGGTAATGGTGGCAAGGCATGGTAGTCAAACGGTTGAGGATGATATATACTATGAGATAGGGTATAATCTTATAGTAAATCATGATCCATATTTACCTAAATTTATATATAAAAAGATGGATAAGACAAAGAAGTTGATTAGTCATTTGGAAAAGCAGGACACTCAAACAGCAAAAAAGAGAATGGATGAATTGAAAACAAGACTATTAAAATATGAGGAGGTATATGGATGGGTGCAAAAGTTCGAGATATAG
- the ppdK gene encoding pyruvate, phosphate dikinase has translation MSKKYVYLFSEGNANMRELLGGKGANLAEMTNLGLPVPQGFTVTTEACTRYHEDGQKIASEIVDEIYAAMEKVEKIVGKKFGDLENPFLVSVRSGARASMPGMMDTILNLGLNDVAVKGLAKQTNNERFAYDSYRRFIQMFSDVVMEIDKTKFDAILDDVKEKNGAKADTDLTAENLKEVVERYKELYKKEMGNDFPQDPKVQLLESVKAVFRSWNNPRAIVYRRLNDIPGDWGTAVNVQAMVFGNMGDDSGTGVAFTRDPSTGEKKLYGEYLMNAQGEDVVAGIRTPEPISHLQNTLPEIYDQFVNIAQKLEDHYRDMQDMEFTIEKGKLYMLQTRNGKRTAKAALKIAVDLVNEGKLTKEEALLKVEPKQLDALLHPAFDPKALKAADPIAKGLPASPGAAAGQIYFTAEEAVEAGKNGQKVILVRLETSPEDIEGMHVAEGILTGRGGMTSHAAVVARGMGRCCVAGCSELTINETEKYFIAKGKKYNEGDFISLDGSTGYVYGESIATQPPAVSGDFATFMEWADATRTLKVMTNADTPKDAAQAVKFGAEGIGLCRTEHMFFDETRIPAVREMIVARTEEQRRKALAKLLPIQKGDFKGLYEAMEGRPVTVRLLDPPLHEFLPHEDDDIQDLAKEMGLDFEELKGIVQSLQEFNPMLGHRGCRLAVTYPEIAEMQARAIIEAAIEVKQEKGYDIVPEIMVPLVGEVKEFSYVKEAIDKAAKAAMEDKGVDIDYKVGTMIEVPRAALTADEIAKEAEFFSFGTNDMTQMTFGFSRDDAGKFLEDYYSKSIFESDPFAKLDQKGVGKLVNMAVELAKPVNPEIKLGICGEHGGDPSSVEFCHNIGLNYVSCSPYRVPIARLAAAQARVKEILNK, from the coding sequence ATGTCAAAAAAGTACGTATATCTTTTCAGTGAAGGTAATGCCAATATGAGAGAACTGCTTGGTGGTAAAGGTGCTAACCTTGCTGAAATGACAAACTTAGGACTACCAGTTCCACAAGGCTTTACTGTAACTACTGAGGCATGCACAAGGTATCATGAAGATGGACAGAAGATTGCATCTGAGATAGTGGATGAAATCTATGCTGCAATGGAAAAGGTAGAGAAAATAGTAGGTAAAAAATTTGGTGATTTAGAGAACCCATTTCTAGTTTCAGTTCGTTCTGGTGCTAGGGCTTCTATGCCTGGAATGATGGATACAATACTAAATCTTGGTTTAAATGATGTTGCTGTTAAAGGTTTGGCTAAACAAACCAATAATGAGCGCTTTGCTTATGATAGCTATCGCCGTTTTATTCAGATGTTTTCAGATGTTGTTATGGAGATAGATAAAACTAAATTCGATGCTATATTGGATGATGTAAAGGAAAAAAATGGCGCGAAGGCTGATACTGACTTAACAGCAGAAAATCTAAAAGAAGTTGTAGAGCGTTATAAAGAACTGTACAAAAAAGAGATGGGGAACGATTTCCCTCAAGACCCCAAGGTACAGTTGCTTGAGTCTGTAAAGGCTGTTTTCCGCTCATGGAATAACCCAAGGGCAATAGTTTATAGACGATTAAACGATATTCCTGGTGATTGGGGTACTGCTGTTAACGTACAGGCTATGGTATTTGGTAATATGGGAGATGATTCAGGTACCGGTGTTGCATTTACCAGAGATCCTTCAACAGGTGAGAAGAAACTGTATGGTGAGTATTTGATGAATGCACAAGGTGAAGATGTAGTTGCTGGTATAAGAACTCCTGAGCCCATATCCCATCTTCAGAACACATTGCCTGAGATATATGATCAATTTGTAAATATTGCTCAAAAGCTAGAAGATCATTATAGAGATATGCAGGATATGGAGTTTACCATTGAAAAAGGCAAACTCTATATGTTACAGACCAGAAATGGTAAGAGAACTGCAAAGGCTGCCCTTAAAATAGCTGTTGATTTGGTTAATGAAGGCAAACTAACAAAGGAAGAGGCACTTTTAAAGGTAGAACCAAAGCAGTTGGATGCTTTATTGCACCCTGCATTTGATCCTAAGGCATTAAAAGCTGCTGATCCTATTGCAAAGGGATTACCTGCATCACCTGGTGCAGCTGCCGGTCAGATATATTTTACTGCTGAAGAGGCTGTAGAAGCTGGTAAGAACGGCCAAAAAGTTATTCTAGTACGTCTTGAGACATCTCCGGAGGATATAGAGGGGATGCATGTAGCAGAAGGTATTCTTACAGGCCGTGGTGGGATGACATCCCATGCTGCTGTTGTTGCTCGTGGTATGGGGAGATGCTGTGTAGCTGGATGCAGTGAGCTTACCATAAATGAGACAGAAAAATACTTTATTGCAAAAGGGAAAAAATATAACGAAGGTGACTTTATTTCATTAGATGGTAGTACTGGATATGTATATGGTGAATCTATAGCTACCCAGCCACCAGCTGTTTCAGGTGATTTTGCTACATTTATGGAATGGGCAGATGCTACGAGAACACTTAAGGTAATGACCAATGCCGATACACCAAAGGATGCTGCTCAAGCCGTTAAATTTGGTGCAGAGGGTATTGGACTATGCCGTACTGAGCATATGTTCTTTGATGAAACAAGAATCCCTGCTGTTCGAGAGATGATCGTAGCACGTACAGAAGAGCAGAGAAGAAAGGCCCTGGCAAAATTATTACCTATACAGAAAGGTGACTTCAAGGGGTTATATGAGGCTATGGAAGGTAGACCTGTTACTGTAAGACTTTTAGATCCACCTCTACATGAGTTCCTGCCACATGAGGATGATGATATACAGGATTTGGCTAAGGAAATGGGATTGGATTTTGAAGAGCTTAAAGGAATTGTACAGAGCTTACAGGAGTTCAACCCAATGCTCGGTCATCGTGGCTGCCGTTTGGCTGTAACCTATCCTGAAATTGCGGAGATGCAGGCTCGTGCTATCATAGAGGCTGCTATAGAGGTTAAGCAGGAAAAAGGCTACGATATAGTACCTGAGATTATGGTGCCATTAGTAGGTGAAGTTAAGGAATTTAGTTATGTAAAAGAGGCTATAGATAAGGCTGCAAAGGCTGCTATGGAAGATAAGGGCGTAGATATAGACTACAAGGTAGGTACTATGATAGAGGTACCAAGAGCTGCCTTAACTGCTGATGAGATAGCAAAAGAAGCTGAGTTCTTCTCCTTTGGTACCAATGATATGACTCAGATGACATTTGGTTTCTCAAGGGATGACGCTGGTAAGTTCTTAGAGGACTATTACAGCAAGAGCATCTTTGAGAGTGATCCATTTGCAAAATTGGATCAAAAGGGTGTAGGAAAGCTAGTGAATATGGCTGTCGAACTTGCAAAACCAGTAAATCCAGAAATTAAACTGGGTATATGCGGTGAGCATGGTGGAGATCCAAGTTCAGTTGAGTTCTGCCATAACATAGGGCTTAACTATGTATCTTGTTCACCATATAGAGTGCCGATTGCTAGATTAGCTGCAGCTCAAGCTAGAGTAAAAGAGATTTTAAATAAATAG
- a CDS encoding zinc ribbon domain-containing protein, whose product MGQLDLLWEYQELEQKMASCQKEKKKLPVRHKLVKLKRNLMKQQDKLLKLNEEADKKSNELSKIHHEYESMVSSLNSDRDKITDGSIKNLKQLEQIEKNADNLKQKIDKKEEELLQFMKDFEQFNRELDSIRRYLAKVKRNYNAIKSEYDQEVRVINQGYREAKQKRDELKKQIDKELLNKYQTLKSNYQMPVAIINGTCCDGCNMQLASLVVQNVKAREKVVECENCGRILYMPK is encoded by the coding sequence ATGGGACAGTTAGATTTGTTATGGGAATATCAGGAACTTGAACAAAAGATGGCTAGTTGTCAGAAGGAGAAGAAGAAATTACCTGTTAGACATAAATTGGTAAAACTAAAAAGGAATTTGATGAAACAGCAGGACAAACTTTTAAAGCTTAATGAAGAAGCAGATAAAAAGAGTAATGAACTTAGCAAAATACATCATGAATATGAGAGCATGGTAAGTAGTTTAAATTCAGATAGGGATAAAATAACTGATGGATCTATAAAAAATTTAAAACAGCTAGAGCAAATTGAAAAAAATGCGGATAATTTAAAACAAAAAATTGATAAAAAAGAAGAAGAACTCCTACAGTTCATGAAGGATTTTGAACAATTCAATAGGGAATTGGATTCAATAAGGAGATATCTAGCAAAGGTAAAAAGAAATTACAATGCTATTAAGTCGGAATATGATCAGGAAGTAAGGGTTATAAATCAAGGTTATAGAGAGGCAAAACAAAAGAGAGATGAGCTTAAAAAGCAGATAGATAAGGAACTTTTAAATAAATATCAAACCCTAAAATCAAACTATCAAATGCCAGTAGCTATTATTAATGGTACTTGTTGTGATGGATGTAATATGCAGTTGGCATCGTTAGTTGTGCAAAATGTTAAAGCACGAGAAAAAGTGGTGGAATGCGAAAACTGTGGTAGAATACTATATATGCCAAAGTAA
- a CDS encoding undecaprenyl-diphosphate phosphatase produces the protein MNISIIKAIILGIIQGLTEFLPVSSSGHLVLVQNIFGLEGDMLLFDTMLHVGTLLSILVVFWKDIAYMFKHPFSKLPIYIITATIPTVIIALLLKDKVEAAFASASTLGFGFIATGLLLLFVELTQSGHKTLKNMQIKDALLIGTMQGIAIFPAISRSGSTISGALLGKLDRKFAAKFSFLMSIPAILGSVVLQAKDLNEAVTAASVTPAIAGMIAAFISGLIAIKAMIEIITNKSLKGFSYYLFTLGGLVLLDQFVFHIFL, from the coding sequence ATGAACATTAGCATTATAAAAGCCATCATACTAGGGATAATACAAGGACTTACTGAATTTTTACCAGTAAGCAGTTCAGGTCACCTGGTATTAGTACAAAATATATTTGGCCTTGAAGGAGATATGCTGCTATTTGATACAATGCTGCATGTAGGCACATTACTTTCAATACTAGTAGTGTTCTGGAAAGATATAGCATATATGTTTAAACACCCTTTTAGTAAATTGCCAATATATATAATAACAGCGACCATACCTACAGTAATAATAGCTCTTTTATTGAAGGACAAGGTAGAAGCCGCTTTTGCATCCGCATCTACACTGGGATTTGGTTTTATCGCAACTGGTTTACTACTTTTGTTTGTAGAATTAACCCAGTCAGGGCATAAGACTTTAAAGAATATGCAAATTAAAGACGCGCTTTTAATTGGTACCATGCAAGGTATAGCCATTTTCCCAGCTATATCGCGTTCAGGATCCACTATATCAGGTGCACTTCTTGGAAAATTGGATAGAAAATTTGCAGCAAAGTTTTCTTTTCTAATGTCCATACCCGCCATTTTGGGATCAGTAGTGCTCCAGGCAAAGGATTTAAATGAAGCAGTAACTGCTGCTTCTGTAACTCCAGCTATAGCGGGCATGATAGCTGCTTTTATATCTGGTCTTATCGCAATAAAAGCTATGATAGAAATAATAACCAATAAAAGTCTTAAAGGGTTTTCATATTATTTGTTTACATTAGGTGGTTTAGTATTGTTGGATCAGTTTGTATTTCATATTTTTCTATAA
- a CDS encoding deoxyguanosinetriphosphate triphosphohydrolase, producing MDIRQHTELLEKQILSPYAALSSNSKGRQYPQEKCIIRTEFQRDRDRIIHCKSFRRLKHKTQVFIAPEGDHYRTRLTHTLEVAQIARTVSRALRLNEDLTEAIALGHDLGHTPFGHIGEKVLNGITDFGFKHNVHSLRVVEVLENGKGLNLTWETRDGILNHTKSSRPSTLEGQVVNLSDRIAYINHDIDDAIRAKLISTDDLPKDCIDILGTTHAQRINSMVTDVIVNSTGQANICMSNKIDIATEKLRKFMFEEVYLNEWARNEEKKAAYVIEELYSYFLKYADKLPSEYYCNIDFYGVQQVVCDYIAGMSDRYALNLFYETFMPHAWNIY from the coding sequence ATGGATATACGTCAACATACGGAATTGCTGGAAAAGCAGATTCTATCACCTTATGCAGCACTCAGTAGTAATTCAAAGGGGCGTCAGTATCCTCAAGAAAAATGTATCATACGTACTGAATTTCAGAGGGATAGGGATAGAATTATACATTGCAAATCATTTAGACGCCTTAAACACAAGACACAGGTATTTATAGCCCCAGAAGGTGATCATTATCGCACTCGTCTTACCCATACATTGGAGGTTGCCCAGATTGCCCGTACTGTCTCTAGGGCCCTTAGGCTGAATGAGGATTTAACTGAGGCAATTGCTTTGGGACACGATTTAGGACATACACCATTTGGGCATATAGGCGAAAAAGTGCTTAATGGTATAACTGACTTTGGTTTTAAACATAATGTTCATAGTTTAAGGGTGGTAGAAGTACTGGAAAATGGTAAAGGATTAAACCTTACATGGGAAACTAGGGATGGTATATTAAATCATACAAAATCCTCCCGCCCATCTACTTTGGAGGGGCAAGTAGTAAACTTAAGTGATAGGATAGCATATATAAATCATGATATAGATGACGCTATAAGGGCAAAATTAATTTCAACGGATGATTTACCAAAAGATTGCATAGATATATTAGGGACTACCCATGCTCAAAGAATAAACAGTATGGTTACCGATGTTATTGTAAACAGCACTGGCCAAGCTAATATATGTATGAGCAATAAAATAGATATTGCGACTGAAAAACTTAGAAAATTTATGTTTGAGGAGGTTTATCTTAATGAATGGGCCAGGAATGAAGAAAAAAAAGCGGCGTATGTTATAGAAGAACTCTATAGCTACTTTTTAAAATACGCCGACAAACTCCCATCTGAATACTATTGTAACATTGATTTTTATGGAGTGCAACAGGTAGTATGTGATTATATTGCAGGTATGAGTGATAGATATGCATTAAATTTATTCTATGAGACCTTCATGCCCCATGCCTGGAACATATACTAG
- the rpoD gene encoding RNA polymerase sigma factor RpoD, producing MKNNEQKKLKIKELIEKGKAKGILTYKEIMDMLEEIELEPEHIEKVYETLETLGIDVVDDSANEEQEEEEEEVEISVPEGVNIDDPVRMYLKEIGKIPLLTAEEEIELAKRMEAGDEVAKKKLAEANLRLVVSIAKRYVGRGMLFLDLIQEGNLGLLKAVEKFDYRKGYKFSTYATWWIRQAITRAIADQARTIRIPVHMVETINKLVRVSRQLLQEKGREPTPEEIAQEMGISEEKVREIQKIAQEPVSLETPIGEEEDSHLGDFIPDDDVPAPADAAAFTLLKEQLVDVLDTLTPREEKVLKLRFGLEDGRARTLEEVGKEFNVTRERIRQIEAKALRKLRHPSRSKKLKDYLD from the coding sequence ATGAAAAATAATGAGCAAAAAAAATTAAAGATAAAGGAACTTATAGAAAAAGGAAAGGCCAAGGGCATTTTAACATATAAAGAGATCATGGATATGTTGGAAGAGATAGAGTTGGAACCTGAACATATTGAAAAGGTATATGAGACCCTCGAAACTTTAGGAATTGATGTAGTGGATGATAGTGCCAATGAAGAACAGGAAGAGGAAGAAGAAGAAGTAGAAATTAGCGTACCTGAAGGGGTAAATATTGATGATCCAGTTAGGATGTATCTAAAGGAGATTGGTAAGATTCCTCTGCTTACTGCAGAAGAGGAAATAGAGCTTGCAAAGCGTATGGAGGCAGGAGATGAAGTAGCCAAGAAAAAATTAGCAGAGGCTAACTTAAGGCTGGTTGTCAGTATTGCAAAGAGGTATGTAGGACGCGGTATGTTATTTTTAGACCTTATACAAGAAGGCAATTTAGGCCTTTTGAAGGCAGTGGAAAAATTTGATTATAGAAAAGGTTATAAGTTTAGTACTTATGCTACTTGGTGGATACGTCAAGCTATAACTAGGGCTATAGCAGATCAGGCTAGAACTATACGTATTCCAGTCCATATGGTAGAGACTATAAATAAACTGGTTAGGGTATCAAGGCAATTGTTGCAAGAAAAAGGGCGGGAGCCTACTCCAGAAGAGATTGCACAGGAGATGGGTATCTCTGAGGAAAAGGTAAGGGAAATTCAAAAGATTGCGCAAGAGCCCGTATCATTGGAGACCCCCATAGGGGAAGAGGAAGATAGTCATCTAGGTGATTTCATTCCAGATGATGATGTACCAGCACCTGCTGATGCCGCTGCATTTACTTTGTTAAAGGAGCAGCTAGTAGATGTACTAGATACATTGACTCCTCGAGAAGAGAAGGTCTTAAAACTCAGATTCGGGCTAGAAGATGGACGTGCCAGGACTTTAGAGGAAGTGGGTAAAGAATTTAATGTAACACGTGAGAGGATAAGACAGATAGAGGCCAAGGCCCTTCGTAAATTAAGGCATCCTAGTAGAAGTAAAAAATTAAAGGATTATCTTGATTAA
- a CDS encoding YdcF family protein, translating into MRKKRAVIFKILMIFLVSFIVLESSIILFGIQASPYKADCIIILGCSVYGNIPSPLLMARLDEGLRLYNAGYADYIIVSGGKGQGENISEAQAMKEYLSKHGIDEEKIIMEDRSFSTIQNISYSKAKMDERGLRTSIIVSNKFHLKRSSIIAKRLGMDASYSGVFVKQHKCSEIKGFIREVPAVIRNAFIKKI; encoded by the coding sequence ATGAGAAAAAAGCGAGCAGTCATATTCAAGATTTTGATGATATTTCTGGTTTCCTTTATAGTATTAGAATCAAGCATAATATTGTTCGGTATACAGGCAAGTCCTTATAAGGCTGATTGTATAATAATACTTGGATGTAGTGTATATGGTAATATTCCTAGCCCTCTTTTGATGGCTCGATTGGATGAGGGCTTGAGGTTATATAATGCTGGTTATGCAGACTATATAATTGTATCGGGTGGCAAGGGGCAGGGAGAGAATATCTCTGAAGCCCAGGCTATGAAAGAATATCTATCAAAACATGGAATAGATGAAGAAAAGATTATAATGGAGGATAGATCATTTTCTACTATTCAAAATATAAGCTACTCTAAAGCTAAGATGGATGAACGTGGTTTACGAACGAGTATAATAGTATCTAACAAATTTCATTTAAAAAGGTCATCTATTATAGCAAAAAGATTGGGTATGGATGCCAGTTATTCAGGGGTGTTTGTAAAGCAGCATAAATGTAGCGAGATAAAAGGTTTTATTAGGGAAGTACCTGCAGTTATAAGAAATGCATTTATTAAAAAAATTTAA
- a CDS encoding Nif3-like dinuclear metal center hexameric protein — MGAKVRDIVDIMEQIAPFQYAEDWDNVGLLLGDMEENVSRIMLTLDATPEVIEQAVKEDIDMLISHHPIIFKPIKDIRLDSYTGKILCPLIKHDISVLCAHTNLDKALGGVDDTLADILGLNEVEPLTYVDSMPYYKIVVYIPKGHEEKVLYAMAEAGAGCIGGYSHCTFQGEGTGTFLPLEGAKPYIGDVGMLEHVHEIRLETIVPKSHLDKVLDAMLKVHPYEEVAYDVYQLANRVKVPSIGRIGQLPKVMSVIEYAEYIKRSLNAGSVAIVGNRDKKVKWVGSCAGAGGDLVGMAKYKGADVFVTGELKYHEAQMANALGIPVIAAGHFSTEIPIVSKLITSLQKALDGLQYRIEVIVPDKQVDPYYVF, encoded by the coding sequence ATGGGTGCAAAAGTTCGAGATATAGTAGATATAATGGAACAGATTGCTCCGTTTCAATATGCTGAAGATTGGGACAATGTTGGACTGCTCCTTGGCGATATGGAAGAGAATGTATCACGGATTATGCTAACCCTTGATGCGACGCCCGAGGTGATAGAACAGGCTGTAAAAGAGGATATAGATATGCTTATTTCCCATCATCCAATAATATTCAAACCTATAAAAGATATAAGGCTGGATTCTTATACAGGTAAGATACTCTGTCCCCTTATAAAGCATGATATTTCAGTTCTATGTGCACATACAAATTTGGATAAGGCTTTAGGTGGAGTAGATGATACATTAGCTGATATACTGGGATTAAATGAGGTTGAACCTCTTACATATGTTGATAGTATGCCTTATTATAAGATTGTTGTATACATTCCAAAGGGACACGAGGAAAAAGTATTGTATGCTATGGCAGAGGCGGGAGCTGGATGTATAGGCGGGTATAGTCATTGTACTTTTCAAGGAGAAGGTACAGGTACTTTTTTACCCCTTGAAGGAGCTAAACCATATATAGGCGATGTGGGGATGCTTGAACATGTTCATGAAATTAGATTGGAAACCATTGTGCCCAAATCTCATTTAGATAAGGTATTGGATGCGATGCTTAAAGTGCATCCGTATGAAGAGGTAGCATACGATGTGTATCAATTGGCAAATAGGGTAAAGGTACCAAGCATAGGAAGGATAGGACAGCTTCCAAAGGTTATGTCGGTTATCGAATATGCTGAATATATTAAAAGAAGTCTGAATGCAGGAAGTGTAGCCATAGTAGGCAATAGGGATAAAAAAGTCAAGTGGGTAGGTAGTTGTGCAGGGGCGGGAGGCGACCTAGTAGGTATGGCAAAATATAAAGGCGCAGATGTATTTGTAACTGGAGAACTTAAATATCATGAGGCCCAAATGGCGAATGCATTAGGCATACCTGTTATTGCTGCAGGCCATTTTTCGACAGAAATTCCTATTGTATCAAAACTAATTACTAGTTTACAAAAGGCGTTAGATGGTTTACAATATAGAATAGAGGTCATAGTACCTGATAAACAAGTTGATCCCTATTATGTATTTTAA